The segment GAAGCAGTGTTATCTGTTCTTCGGATGTGTACACCGAGAGTATAGGGAGAAAATTGTTGGCTCAAATGATCTATACGAGCTTGAATCGGAGGTAGAGGTATGAACAATTGGCGAAGCAGACCATAGGAATAGTCTAAAAAATTGGTGTATGAGGCCATATAGACATTCCCTTGTTGTATCCAATGCTCAAAGTCAAACTGCTGCTTGCATAAAGGAGTAATAGATTTTTCATAAAGACAAGTTTTGAATAATATCTTTTGAAAAAACAAAGGTATGTTCATATTTCGTTTTCTTGGCCGATCGTACAAAATATGATCAGTAAGAGTAGCTTCGCGTAAATGAGCGTTTTGTATATTTATTGGGCAGAACAAGGTCTTGAAGGGTGCATGCAATGCCCAATCTTGAAACCAGACAATATCAATAATCGTATTTGTCTTTTGTGCTAACGTAACTGCAGATGAAACAGCTCTCATGCGATTGGCCAATCCGCCAACGGGTATAAACATAAATTTATGCATACAATTGTGTTTTAGAATGCAAATTTAAAGAACTTCCTAAACCTTTTCGTATTTTTGTGTAGGGAATAAGTTAATTTGTCTAAGTTTATTTTATATTCTTGGAGAATAAATAGATAATAATAGTTCTCTTTCGTTTAGAAAAAGTATTAAATGATTATGTAGAAATAATCTATGAAAAGAAACATAGCAATTATATTAGCCGGAGGCGTAGGAAGTCGATTAGGACTATCTACCCCCAAACAATTTTTCAAAGTCGCAGGGAAAATGGTGGTGGAACATACAATAGATGTATTTGAATGTAATCCCCATATCGACGAAATAGCGATTGTATCGAATCCGTTTTATATTTCAGAATTTGAAAATATAGTCATAAAAAACGGATGGCGTAAGGTGAAGAAAATCCTGAAAGGAGGGGCAGAGCGTTATCATTCAAGTCTTTCTGCAATCCAGGCATATGCTGATCAGCAAGTTAATTTAATATTTCATGATGCTGTACGTCCTCTGGTTAGTCAGCGCATCATTAATGATGTGGTAGAGGCTTTAGCAACCTATCATGCTATTGATGTGGCATTGCCTTCTGCGGATACAATTATAGAGGTAGAAGGAGATTTTATCCATCAAATACCAGATCGTTCTCGATTACGTAGAGGGCAGACTCCTCAGGCTTTTGATATTGAAATAATCAAACAAGCTTATCAGATCGCATTGAAAGATCCAGCTTTTAAAGTGACAGATGATTGTGGTGTCGTCAAAAAATATTTACCGCATATTCCTATTTATGTGGTTACCGGTGAAGAAAGTAATATGAAGCTCACTTATAAGGAAGATACTTATTTATTAGATAAGTTTTTTCAGTTAAGACAGAGCGAAGTCAACCCTAATAAAATAGATGATCATTTCTTTGCCCATAAAGTAGCTGTTATTTTTGGTGGAAGTTATGGCATTGGAGCAGAAATACTTCATTTATTGGAAGAGAAGCAAGTAAAAGTTTACAGTTTTTCCCGATCACAGACTAGTACGGATGTAGGAAATCGTGAAAATGTTTCGTCTGCCTTACAGCAGGTTTTTCAAAAAGAAGGACGAATAGATTTTGTAATTAATACAGCTGGTATTTTAAATAAAGAGCCTTTAGTTGCTACTGATTATTCGACTATTGTGTCGGCTGTTCAGACGAATTATATGGGAACAGTACATGTAGCCATTGAGTCTTTCCCTTATTTGAAGGAGACAAGAGGAAAACTGGTATTTTTCACTTCGAGTTCTTATACCCGAGGGCGTGCTTTTTATAGCATATATTCTTCAACGAAAGCAGCTATCGTTAATTTTGTCCAGGCTATATCTCAGGAGTGGGAAGGGTTTGGTATTTCTGTTAACTGTATTAATCCAGAAAGAACAAAAACTCCCATGAGGATACATAATTTTGGTATTGAGCCTGATGATACGTTACTTTCAGCTAAGCAAGTTGCTGAGGCAACTCTAAGTACGCTGGCATCAGATTATACTGGGCAAGTCATAGATGTAAAAAGAGAAATGTTATGAATAATCCGTTTTTAACAGACTACGTAAAACAGAATCTGAGAGCTTGTCAGCTTAAACAGTTATCTATACTTGAAGAAATAGATCGGATCTGCAAAAAACATAAAATTGATTATTGGTTGGATGGTGGTAGTCTATTAGGTGCTGTCAGACACAAAGGATTTATTCCATGGGATGATGATATTGACATAGCCATGCGCTTGGAAGATATGCGACGTTTTATCAGAATTGCTCCGCAGGAATTACGTGAAGGATTATTTTTACAGACGAAAGACAGTGATCCCTCGAATAATAAACCGATCGTTAAAGTCCGTGACCTGAACTCGTTCTTTGTTGAGGAAGGCGATGATTTTCATTTAGATTACCAGAAAGGAGTTTTTGTGGATATATTCCCATTTGTCGATTATCCGAGTATTCCTAAAAGTTGGGTGAAAAAATTGGCACGAGGCTATTCTGTCAGTAACTCTATTTTGCATACCAAGCATTATTATTCGTTTCGTTCCTTTTTCGAATTTTTCTGGTTTGGCCTGAAATGTATTATTATCGGAGCCTTGTGGAAGTTTATCAATTTATTTGTAAGTAAGCGTACTTATATCTCAAATGTATTGAATAATAATGGTTACGGCATTATGCACCGTCAAGATTCCATATTCCCTATAGGTGAGATAGAATTTGAAGGCAAGCGTTTTAAAGCTCCCTGTAATCCGGATGCTTATTTGACTGATTTATATAAGAACTACATGGAAATACCGCCTGAAAATAAACGTATTGTTCATGCGATCTATTTTCATACTGAATTGATAGAATCATGAAACCTGCATTAGTTGATGTCGCTGTACTGATTTTGTTCTTCAACCGGCCGGAGCCTTTATCTCAGGTTTTTGAGCAGGTGAAGAAGGCATGTCCTTCTAAGTTGTTTTTATATCAGGACGGACCACGGAATGAAAAAGATATGCCCGGAATTTTAGCTTGTCGGGAAATTGTATCAGCTGTTGATTGGGAATGCGAAGTACATCAATGGTTTCAAGAAAAAAATCAGGGTTGTGATCCTTCAGAATATCTTTCTCAAAAATGGGCTTTTTCATTTGTTGATAAATGTATCGTATTAGAGGATGATGATGTACCTTCCTTGTCATTCTTCCCTTTTTGTAAGGAATTGTTGGATAGGTATGAGCATGACACTCGTATCTGCATGATTGCCGGATTTAATCCAGAGGAAGTTACTCCACATGTTACATCTGATTATTTCTTTTCAACAACATTTTCCATCTGGGGATGGGCAAGCTGGAGGCGTGTGATCGATCAGTGGGATGAGCAATATTCTTTTCTGGATGATCCGGAGAATATGGGATTGCTGAAAAATCTTATTGCCGCAAGAAATTATAGAGACGATTTTATTTATATGTGTCAACGGCATCGTGAACATGGGAAAGCTTATTATGAAACGATTTTTCAAGCAGCTAATTTCTTTCAGTCGGGGTTGAGTATCGTTCCTACAAAAAATATGATAAATAATTTGGGGGCAATAGCTGATTCAACCCATTTCAAAGGCTCTATCCAAACCATGCCGAAGGGATATCGGCGTATATTTACGATGGATCGTTATGAGGTCAATTTCCCATTGAAGCATCCTCGTTATGTGATTGAGAATGTTGCCTACAAAGAAGCAGTGTATCGTATTATGGCTTGGAGACATCCTTGGATTAAAATAGGACGTTCATTTGAAGAACTTTATTTGAACCTACGTTATGGAAACTTTAGGCTAATATTAAAATCAATTCGTGATCGGATTGATAAATGGTTAGGAAAAGAAAAATGTAATTGATGAAATATGGGGAAATTATATATAATTGCTTATAGGAGTATTCCTTTTACTTACTTGTTTGGAGATGAGGAAAAACGGGGAAATATTGTTGTGATTGAGAATGGACTGGCTGCTCCTAAAAACCGTTTCCTTCAAATTACTCGTTTCCTATTTTGTGGAAAATGTTGGCTTCCTATCTTTATTTTGCAGTTGTGGTTCAAAAAATCATTTTTGATGCAGCTGAAAGAAATAAAAGAAGATGATACGTTATTACTTTTTGAAAGTATTAATTTGCGGGCTACGGGAATGTTGTATCATCTTTTACCTAAAAATTTAGTCAAATATAATTGGTTTGGAAATCCTATTTATCCACTTTTTAAAGGTAGAAATCCTCAACCATGTTTAGAAAAAATCAAAAAATTTGGATTCCAATTGGTAACTTTTGATCCGCAGGATGCTATTCGGTATGGAATGTCATATCATAATCAATTTTTGCGTTTCCCTAAGTCGGATGAATTAGCATGTAGGGTTGATATTGATTTTTTCTTTGCGGGAATTCCTAAGGATCGAGAACCTTATTTGTTAAGAATTAAGGCCTTCTTGGAAAGTAAAGGATATAAATGCTATTTCGTAATACCTCATTCCAGTAGTGAATATATTTCTTATGAAGAAAATCTGAGATACGTTGCTAGGAGTAGATGTATTGTTGATATTTATCAGAAAGGTCAATCGGGTATTACAAGGAGGCCTGTGGAGGCATTATTTTATAATAAGAAACTTATCACAAACAATCCAGAAATTCGGAATTATGATTTCTTTCATCCGAATAATATCTTTATCCTAGAAGGAGAAGATTTTGAAAAAATTCCAGCTTTTATGGAAAAACCTGTGTATGTACAGTCTGATTCGTTGAAGGCACAATATGATGTTAGTAGTTGGCTTTCTTTTTTCAAGGATAATATGTAATTAAGGAAACATTGTAGTTTTTGTAACTTATACTGTTTGAATGATTGGTAATGTTTTAGTGAATAAAAAATGGAAAAGAAAGTATCAGTAGTCATGTGTACCTATAATGGTGCCAAATATATACGTGAGCAATTAGATTCGATTATAAATCAGACTTATCCAATCTTTGAAATTATTATTCAAGATGATTGTTCTACGGATGAAACGGTAGAAATTATTAGGAAATATGCCGAGAGTAATAAGACTATTAAGCTGTTTGTGAATGAGAAACAAAAAGGTGTAACTTTAAATTTTATAACTGCTTTGCAAAGGGCAAGTGGTGATTTAATAGCTATATCGGATCAAGATGATATTTGGAATTTGGAAAAGATCGAGAAACAGGTTTCTTATTTGGTGCAGCAGAATGCTTTATTATGTTTCTCTTTAAGCAAGCCGTTTACTCTTGATTCCATTCCTTTAAATATCGACTTACGTGTTCCGAATTATGGACTTGAACGATTGATTTTTTATCCGGTTATTCCGGGTCATGCCATGCTTTTAGAGCGGGCAGTAATAGATTTATTACCTAAGGATTTTTTGCATAAACGCTCTTATGATGGTCAGATTGCAATTACTGCAAATGCTTATGGAAAAGTTGTTGTTCTAAATGAAACTTTAACAGCTCATCGCCGGCATTTAAATGCTGTATCTTATATTAAGCCAGAGAGCAATGAACGTTCCATAAATAAGCTGAATTCAACTTGCAAATGCAACAGAATTCTGATTAATAATTTGTTTAAATTTTTCGTTTGGCGTGAGGTATCCAAGTCTTTTACGAGGTCGATTATTGAGTTTATTTTCAATCCACTTAATCTGTTTGTTGGTTACTTCACTAAAGTCCTTACCCTTTGGGATATACTGCCTGATAAGCCCGTTGGTGTTTTCATTGGCACCACGTTCCCATGAGTGGTATGGTTTGCAAAAATAGAATTTTATTTCCAATTTTTGCGCAATTTCCTCGTGCTTTGCAAACTCCTTTCCATTGTCAGCCGTAATTGTGTGTATTAAGTTTTTCACTTTCCGCAGTGCCCATACTGCAATCTTAGCTACCGGGATGGCTTCTTTTCCCGACAACTTGCGTATCCAGACCCTGCTTGTTGCTCTGTCGTTAATGGTAAGAATGGCACCTTTGTGGTTCTTACCAATAATTGTATCTATCTCTAAATCACCAAATCTCTCCTTCAGTTCCACTATCTCGGGACGCTCATCAATATCCACCCTGCCTGGGATAAATCCTCGCCCTGCATTTTTAGAACCACGTTTGGCATACCTGCGACCTTGTCTGCGAAGATATTTGTGCAGTTTGCCACCCCGCCGCTTATCCTCCCAAATCCAGCGATATATCGTTTCGTGAGATACCATCGCAATTCCCTCCAAGCGGCTCCTGCCGACAATCTGCTCCGGGCTGAATCCTTTCTTCAACAGCTTTATTATCCGTTTTCTCATTGCCGGTGTAAGCACTTCCTTGCGATGTTTTTGCTGCTTGCGCCTGTCTGCTTTTCGCTGGGCAAGCTCCATGCTATAGCTACCACTTCGGGCGTCGCAATTGCGCTTTATCTCCCTGTAAACAGTGCTTTTATCTACTCCGATAGCTTCCGCTATTGCTTTTTTGCTCATCGGTATTTGCAACATCATAGAAATTGCATACCTTTGTTCCTCGGTTATATGTTTGCTCATCTGCAACTTTTTTTTCTTTGGACGGACAATTAAAGCAAAGATAGCAAACTTTATCCATTCAGAGTGAGAGAAAGGGGGACATTGTCTCTCTTTCCTCTCTGAAAAATAAATGTTTTTATTGCTTATTATCCGCACCCAAAAAGTTGCATTTATAAGTTGAACTCAAGTAATATAATACGATATCTCACATCTGCATTTAAAGGATATAAAAACAATGTGAAACTGCGTTGCGATTATATGAGAGACGTATATTTATATTTGCAGGAATTTCCTCAGCGGTCATCAAGTTTACAGGATGCTTTGCATTTGTCAGGGTTATTATCAGACAAATCGTTTATGAAGATGATAAAAGCTTCCTGCTTGTGCATAAAATTGAGAAATAAGATTTTTTATGCGAAAGAAAACAATGGTTTGGTTGCTGTGGTAAGAGCTGCCTTATGGCCGATTTTATGTTGTAAATATTATTCTAAGTAATGAAAATCCTCCTACTAAATACTTCTGCTCGGACTGGTGGGGCGGCGGTGGCTGCCAATCGTCTGAGAAAGGCTTTACAGAAGAAAGGAATAGACGTTTCGATGTTGGTACGCGACAAAGAAATAGCGGATGCTTCCATTTCTTCGGTGAGTACTACAGGGTGGAAGCGGAAAATGAACTTATTCCGTTTTTATTGGGAACGGCTGATTATCTTCTTGTGTAATCATCTGGATAAAAAAGAACTGTTTCGGGTGTCGATTGCCAATACAGGAACGGATATCAGTCATCATCCGCTGGTAAGACAGGCTGATATCATTCATTTGCATTGGATTAATCAGGGTTTTTTGTCGCTCTCAGATCTGCAGAAATTATTCCAGTTGGGTAAACCAATTGTGTGGACGATGCATGATATGTGGCCTTGTACGGGGATTTGCCATCATGCACGGGAGTGTTCTGCTTATCATGAGCAGTGTGGGGCTTGTTTTTATTTACATAGTACACAGCATACAGATTTGTCCACTCGTGTGTTTTTACAGAAAAACAAGGTTTATCACTCGGTTCCCATCACATTTGTAGGATGTAGCCGATGGCTGACAGAACGAGCCGCCCAAAGTGCTTTGTTGAAGGACAAACAAGTTATAAATATTCCTAATCCTCTGGATCTTTCTCTCTTTACTCCTAAGAATGTTTCAGATAGCAGAAAGTTGTTACATTTACCAGAAGATAAACATTTGATTTTATTCGGAGCCTTGAATGTAACGGATTCTAGGAAGGGAGTAGATTATCTGATTAAGGCATTGAGATTATTGTCTCGGAATGATATGGAATTGGTGGTATTCGGTCAGGTCAAACGGGAAATAAAGGATTTGGTTCCTGTTCCTATTCATTCGCTGGGATATTTGTCTGATGACAATCAGATTGTGGCATTGTATAATGCCGTTGATTTGTTCGTGACTTCTTCATTGGACGAGAATCTCCCCAACACCATCATGGAGGCAATGGCATGTGGAACTCCTTGTGTCGGGTTTCAGACAGGAGGGATACCGGAGATGATTGATCATCTGAAGAACGGGTATGTAGCCCGTTATCAAGATGCAGAGGATCTGGCTCAGGGAATTACGTGGGTTTTGGATCATCCTCATCCGCAACAATTGGCTGAGGCCTGTGTGGAGAAGGTAAAAACTCATTATTCGGAAGAGGTTATTGCCGGAAAATATATAGCTTTGTATCAGAAGCTGATGGATAAAGAAAAGATATGAAAGTCTCACGTGAATATATTTTACAAGCAGTCAAACAGACTTTACATTTGGTCGCACCGAATGCTAAGATAATTTTGTTTGGATCGAGAGCCAGGAATGATGCCCAGGAGGATTCAGACTGGGATTTGTTGATTCTCATCGAAAAAGATAAGATTCTGAATGATGATTTTGATAAAATAGCTTATCCGTTGATAGAGTTGGGTTGGGAGTTAGATGAGTATATTCATCCGATACTTTATACATTCAAGGATTGGAAGAAAAGGTGCTTTACTCCGTTTTATAAAAATATAGAAAAGGAAGGAATCGTTCTATGACATTAAGTATCGAAGAGAAGAAAGCTATTATTGCGTATCGTATTCAAAAGGCGTGGAACAGTATGCAGGAAGCGAAAGATAATGCTCAATTGAATCATTGGACTTTGGCTGCTTCCAGGTTATATTATGCCGCTTATTATATGGCTTCTGCCTTGTTGGTAGATAAAGGTATTGTTGCACGATCGCATTCAGGGATTATTCATATAATAGGTGCTGAATTCGTGAAAAACGGTCTCTTGTCAAAAGAAGATGGTAGACTTATTTCTCGTTTGTTTAATATGAGGCAATCGGGAGATTATGATGATTTATTTGATTGGACAGAGGAAGATGTCGCCCCTTTTTTTGAAAAGACGGAAGCTTTCATGAAACATGTATACGAATTGATTACATTGAAAGAATGAATAATGGGGAATAATACTGTCAAATTCACGATTATAACGATCACTTATAATGCGGCGCAGTGGCTGGAACGGACCATTCTGAGTATCTTGAGCCAGTCGTATGGGAATATTGAATATGTGATTATCGATGGGGCATCGACCGACGGAACCGTGGATATAATCCGTCAGTATGCTTCCGGGGTTTCTTTTTGGCTCAGTGAGCCGGACAAGGGACTGTATGATGCCATGAACAAGGGATTGCAGCATGCTACCGGTGATTATGTCTGGTTTATCAATGCCGGTGATACCCTGCCGAATGCGGATATTATACAACGGATTGTCCAGAAGATGGAAAAACGGAAACACTTGCCGGATGTTATCTATGGGGAGACGGCTATTGTAGATGCGCAGGGGAAGATGTTGGGCATGCGTCGCCTGCGTCCGCCCAAGAAGCTTTCGTGGAAGAGCTTCCGCATGGGAATGCTGGTCTGCCACCAGTCTTTTATTGCCCGGCGGGAAATCGCTCCCTTGTATGATCTGAATTACCGGTTGAGTGCGGATTACGACTGGTGTATCCGTTGCCTGAAGCAGGCACGATATGTGTACAATACGAATCTGATTCTCTCTAATTTTCTGGAAGCCGGGATGAGTACGCAACAAAGAAAAGCTTCTTTGAAGGAACGGTATGCCATCATGTGCAAATATTATGGTAAATTTGCCACCATACTATTGCATGGCTGGTTTGCCGTCCGTTTTTATACGGCCAAACTGTTCAAAGGAAGGGTATAGTTCAGATAGACGGAAATCGAAAATGATTCTCGTAGGAATCGAAAACGAAACTCTCGGGTTTTGAAATAGGAATTAATAACGAATGACGATATGCAGAAACTATTAAAAAATTGGGTTAAGCACATCGTGGCTATTCTGATCTTGCTGGTGGCTACGGTGGTTTATTTTTCTCCGTCGGTAATCGACGGGAAGGTCCTCCGACAGGGGGATGACATTAAGGCCTCCGGTATGGGAAACAGCCAGATGAAACAATATGAAGAAACAGCACAGCCGGGAGAATTCAGTGCCTGGTCGGATGCTATGTTCGGTGGTATGCCTTATGTGGCTACTTACGGAAATCCGGCTCCCGACCTGCCGCAATATAAGATTGTTGAGAAATTCTTTAAGTCGCTGAGTTATCGCGATGCTTCCATGGTCTTTACCGGACTGGTTTGTTTCTATCTGCTGATGTGTGTGATGGGCGCCAGCTGGTGGTTGGCTCTGGCAGGTGCGTTTGCCTTTGCTTTGGCTTCTTATAATCTGATTATCATCGAAGCCGGACATATCGTAAAGGGTTATGTGATTGCCTACATGCCGGTTACGTTGGCGGGTATGGCGCTTCTCTTTAAGCGGAAACATTTGTGGGGAGCGATTCTCTTCCTCTTGGGTGTTGCTTTATCGATTAGTAACAACCATATTCAGATTACGTATTATTTGTTTATCCTCTGCCTGTTTATCTACATTGGATTTTTGGTTTGGAAAATCAAGGAAAAAGATTGGGCTGAATTGGGAAAGGTAACCGGAATTATGGTGGCATGCGCGGTATTGGCTGTCCTTCCGGGTGTTAAAGGGTTGTACAGTAACTGGGAACTCGGACAACAGTCTATTCGTGGGGCTTCTGAACTGACACCTAAGCCTAATGCTGATGGCACAGTCGAGAAGAAATCAACCGGATTGGATAAAGATTATGCGTTTGCCTGGAGCTATGGAAAGATGGAATTGCTGACAACCCTGATCCCGAATGCCTACGGTGGTGGTTCTGGTGGTACGTTAGGACAGGATTCTGAGTTTTACAAGATGGCGAAAGCCGGAGGCATGAAGGTCGGAAAAGAGATACAGGCGCCTACGTATTGGGGAGACAAGAGTTTTACTTCAGGTCCGGTTTATTTCGGAGCTGTTGTCTGCTTCCTCTTTGTCTTGGGTATGTTTGTGGTTCGGAATCCGATGAAATGGTGGTTATTTGCCGGAGGTGCCTTTATGACGTTACTGGCACTCGGACGGAATCTGGACTGGTTTAACGACTTCATGTTCCATTATCTGCCTATGTACAACAAGTTCCGTACGGTCGAGATGGCCTTGGTTATTCCGGGACTGGTTGCTCCAATAATCGGAATCTGGGGACTGAAAGAAATCCTGCAGGAGAAGGCTTCGTATGAACAGGTGAAGAAAGGACTGATAGGAGCTCTGGTTATTACCGGCGGTCTTTCGCTGATTGTCTGGCTGATGCCGTCGTTGTTGCTTGATTTCCGTTCAGCTTACGATGCCCAGTATCAGTTGCCCGAACAGTTCTACAATGCCCTCTTGATGGACCGTGCGACCTTGGCTTCTGATGATGCCCTGCGTTCTTTGCTGTTTGTCCTGCTGAGTGCGGCTCTAGTGGCCTGGTTCATGGTGGCCAAGAACAAGAAAACAGTCGCTACGTGGGTGGGTATCGGTATGACCGTCCTGATCTTTGTCGATTTATGGACAGTCGACAAGCGTTATTTGAATGATAAGAATTTCTTCCCGAAGAAAGATATCCAGGCCACTTATCAGGAATCGGTATCCGATCAGGAAATTCTGAAGGATAAAGATAATTTCCGGGTATTGAATCTGAATAACCCTTTCCTCGAGACCAATACTTCCTATTATCATCATTCGATTGGCGGTTATCATGCAGCCAAGTTGAGGAGATACCAGGAATTGATTGACTATCGCTTGCAGAAGGAAATCAACTCCATCATCGCTTCGTTCCAGACAGCCAAGAGTGAGGCTGATTTCTGGACCGTTTTCCAGGCTTGTCCGACTTTGAATATGCTGAATACGCGCTACGTTGTTTACAATCCGGGACAGCCGCCTTTGTTGAATCCTTCGGCCGATGGAAATGCCTGGTTTGTAAAGAATATCAAAATCGTAGCGAATGCGGATGAAGAAATGGCCGCTTTGGATGAGATTGATCCGAAACAGACGGCAGTAGTTGATCAGCGTTTCGCTGCCCAGGTAGAAGGATTTACTCCACAGGCTGATTCGACAGCAACCATTCAGTTACAATCTTACCGGCCGAACAAGCTGGTTTACCAGTCGAAAGCCGCTACCGACCAGCTGGCTGTCTTCTCGGAAATCTATTACCAGCCGGGATGGAAGGCTACGGTCGACGGGAAACCGGTTGATCATTTACGGGTTGATTGGATTCTACGCGCCATGCGAGTACCTGCCGGGGAGCATGAAATCGTATTCGAATTCAAGCCCGAAGGCTATATAATCGCAGCCAATGTAGAAGCCTACAGCAGCTTCCTGATTTTAGTATTGCTGATTGTTGCTGTGGGTTATTCGTTATATACTTCTTATAAGAAGACGAAAGAAGAATAAATCTTTGGTACTTGTAAAAAAGTCGAGCTCACAAAGCGTTGGAATTTTCCTGGCTTTGTGAGCTCGTCTGTTTTTGTATAGTTAATATTTCAGTATTAGTCTGAACGTCAAGATTTAATACCGATAATGATCAGCCTTGTACGGTCCGTCTACCGGTACACCGATGTAATCGGCCTGTTTCTGGGTCAGTTTTGACAGCTTTACACCGATACGTTCCAGATGCAGGCGGGCTACTTCTTCGTCGAGGTGCTTCGGTAAACGATATACACCTACTTCGTACGGCTTCTGCCAGAGATCCATCTGAGCCAGTACCTGGTTGGTGAATGAGTTACTCATCACGAAAGAAGCATGTCCGGTAGCACATCCCAAGTTGACCAGACGGCCTTCTGCCAGCAAGAAGATGGAATGTCCGTCGGGGAATGTATATTTGTCGACCTGCGGCTTGATGTTGAGGCGTTTGATGCCGGGGAAAGTCACCAGCTTGTCTACCTGTATTTCGTTGTCGAAGTGACCGATGTTGCAGACAATCGCCTGGTCTTTCATCTGCTGCATATGCTCGATGGTGATGATGTCGCAGTTACCTGTCGTTGTCACAAAGATGTTTCCTTCTTTTACGGCTTCTTCCATCGTAGTGACTTCAAAGCCTTCCATGGCAGCCTGCAGGGCACAGATCGGGTCGATTTCCGTTACCAGTACACGGGCTCCGTAGGAACGCATCGAGTGCGAACAGCCTTTTCCTACATCACCGTAACCGGCTACGACAACTACTTTTCCGGCAATCATCACGTCGGTTGCCCGTTTGATACCGTCGGCCAGCGATTCCCGGCAGCCGTACAGGTTATCGAATTTTGACTTCGTTACCGAGTCGTTTACGTTGATGGCCGGAACCAGCAGCTCGCCCCGTTCCATCATCTGGTACAGGCGGTGAACACCGGTTGTCGTCTCTTCCGAAACACCTTTCATTTCTGCTACCGTATGATGCCAGCGCTGCGGGT is part of the Parabacteroides sp. AD58 genome and harbors:
- a CDS encoding glycosyl transferase; the encoded protein is MHKFMFIPVGGLANRMRAVSSAVTLAQKTNTIIDIVWFQDWALHAPFKTLFCPINIQNAHLREATLTDHILYDRPRKRNMNIPLFFQKILFKTCLYEKSITPLCKQQFDFEHWIQQGNVYMASYTNFLDYSYGLLRQLFIPLPPIQARIDHLSQQFSPYTLGVHIRRTDNTASIEQSPIELFFAAIDKEIDLYADTSIYLATDDESVKLELQKRYGKRLIFTKDKADRSSITGIQGGIVDMYALARTQKILGSFHSSFSELAAQVGNIPLEIIKKK
- a CDS encoding bifunctional cytidylyltransferase/SDR family oxidoreductase — translated: MKRNIAIILAGGVGSRLGLSTPKQFFKVAGKMVVEHTIDVFECNPHIDEIAIVSNPFYISEFENIVIKNGWRKVKKILKGGAERYHSSLSAIQAYADQQVNLIFHDAVRPLVSQRIINDVVEALATYHAIDVALPSADTIIEVEGDFIHQIPDRSRLRRGQTPQAFDIEIIKQAYQIALKDPAFKVTDDCGVVKKYLPHIPIYVVTGEESNMKLTYKEDTYLLDKFFQLRQSEVNPNKIDDHFFAHKVAVIFGGSYGIGAEILHLLEEKQVKVYSFSRSQTSTDVGNRENVSSALQQVFQKEGRIDFVINTAGILNKEPLVATDYSTIVSAVQTNYMGTVHVAIESFPYLKETRGKLVFFTSSSYTRGRAFYSIYSSTKAAIVNFVQAISQEWEGFGISVNCINPERTKTPMRIHNFGIEPDDTLLSAKQVAEATLSTLASDYTGQVIDVKREML
- a CDS encoding LicD family protein, which encodes MNNPFLTDYVKQNLRACQLKQLSILEEIDRICKKHKIDYWLDGGSLLGAVRHKGFIPWDDDIDIAMRLEDMRRFIRIAPQELREGLFLQTKDSDPSNNKPIVKVRDLNSFFVEEGDDFHLDYQKGVFVDIFPFVDYPSIPKSWVKKLARGYSVSNSILHTKHYYSFRSFFEFFWFGLKCIIIGALWKFINLFVSKRTYISNVLNNNGYGIMHRQDSIFPIGEIEFEGKRFKAPCNPDAYLTDLYKNYMEIPPENKRIVHAIYFHTELIES
- a CDS encoding hemolysin activation protein; translation: MKPALVDVAVLILFFNRPEPLSQVFEQVKKACPSKLFLYQDGPRNEKDMPGILACREIVSAVDWECEVHQWFQEKNQGCDPSEYLSQKWAFSFVDKCIVLEDDDVPSLSFFPFCKELLDRYEHDTRICMIAGFNPEEVTPHVTSDYFFSTTFSIWGWASWRRVIDQWDEQYSFLDDPENMGLLKNLIAARNYRDDFIYMCQRHREHGKAYYETIFQAANFFQSGLSIVPTKNMINNLGAIADSTHFKGSIQTMPKGYRRIFTMDRYEVNFPLKHPRYVIENVAYKEAVYRIMAWRHPWIKIGRSFEELYLNLRYGNFRLILKSIRDRIDKWLGKEKCN
- a CDS encoding IS30-like element IS4351 family transposase, with the protein product MSKHITEEQRYAISMMLQIPMSKKAIAEAIGVDKSTVYREIKRNCDARSGSYSMELAQRKADRRKQQKHRKEVLTPAMRKRIIKLLKKGFSPEQIVGRSRLEGIAMVSHETIYRWIWEDKRRGGKLHKYLRRQGRRYAKRGSKNAGRGFIPGRVDIDERPEIVELKERFGDLEIDTIIGKNHKGAILTINDRATSRVWIRKLSGKEAIPVAKIAVWALRKVKNLIHTITADNGKEFAKHEEIAQKLEIKFYFCKPYHSWERGANENTNGLIRQYIPKGKDFSEVTNKQIKWIENKLNNRPRKRLGYLTPNEKFKQIINQNSVAFAS
- a CDS encoding glycosyltransferase family 4 protein codes for the protein MKILLLNTSARTGGAAVAANRLRKALQKKGIDVSMLVRDKEIADASISSVSTTGWKRKMNLFRFYWERLIIFLCNHLDKKELFRVSIANTGTDISHHPLVRQADIIHLHWINQGFLSLSDLQKLFQLGKPIVWTMHDMWPCTGICHHARECSAYHEQCGACFYLHSTQHTDLSTRVFLQKNKVYHSVPITFVGCSRWLTERAAQSALLKDKQVINIPNPLDLSLFTPKNVSDSRKLLHLPEDKHLILFGALNVTDSRKGVDYLIKALRLLSRNDMELVVFGQVKREIKDLVPVPIHSLGYLSDDNQIVALYNAVDLFVTSSLDENLPNTIMEAMACGTPCVGFQTGGIPEMIDHLKNGYVARYQDAEDLAQGITWVLDHPHPQQLAEACVEKVKTHYSEEVIAGKYIALYQKLMDKEKI
- a CDS encoding nucleotidyltransferase domain-containing protein, encoding MKVSREYILQAVKQTLHLVAPNAKIILFGSRARNDAQEDSDWDLLILIEKDKILNDDFDKIAYPLIELGWELDEYIHPILYTFKDWKKRCFTPFYKNIEKEGIVL